From one Hemitrygon akajei unplaced genomic scaffold, sHemAka1.3 Scf000124, whole genome shotgun sequence genomic stretch:
- the LOC140723672 gene encoding zinc-binding protein A33-like, with the protein MLESSIKNELLAAQEHREHRFVLIEEAVKLYKDQLKSSLDSLTKKKSDFQEKEQQLKKKISGVQKQSHSLQSHITSQFAELRQLITEKEQSLLRDLREEEKRILNPMEKNLLALQENIRIIQEEIPKLKEQMDQKDSVMFLKEEARRNRRINDDVQELTVTDETFPVEKFDHLYLLNIVLRETLGAINRVSVTLNVETANPCLKVSEDRKSVRCTGTWRHLPDTGKRFAGWPCVLGSEGFTSGRHYWEVGVTGIRDWWLGVAADD; encoded by the exons ctgcgcaggaacacagagagcatcgATTTGTGCTGATTGAAGAAGCTGTAAAACTCTACAAG gatcagctaaaatcttccttagactctctcacaaaaaagaaatcagacttccaggaaaaggagcaacaACTGAAaaagaagatttccggagttcag aaacagtcacacagccttcagtcccacatcacatcccagtttgctgaactgcgccagcttatcactgagaaagagcagagcttactcagggatctcagggaagaagagaagaggattctcaacccaatggagaaaaatcttctagctcttcaagagaatataaggattattcaggaggaaatccctaaattaaaggaacagatggatcaaaaagacagtgtgatgtttctcaag gaggaagctcgtcggaacagaag gattaatgacgatgtccaggaattgacagtgacagatgagaccttCCCAGTTGAAAAATttgatcacctctatttgttgaacatagtgctgagagaaacgcttggtgctattaatcgag tctctgtcaccctgaatgtggaaacggcgaatccgtgtctcaaggtgtctgaggatcggaagagtgtgagatgtaccGGGACCTGGAGGCATCTCCCTGACACAGGGAAGAGATTCGCAGGCtggccttgtgtgctgggatcggagggattcacatcggggagacattactgggaggtgggggtGACGGGGATTCGGGactggtggctgggagtcgccgcaga tgattaa